The sequence below is a genomic window from Fibrobacter succinogenes.
TAATTCTTACCCAGGATCGCAGAATACACTACCAGATGAAGAACATCCCCAAACAGAGACTTGGCAAAATTTCGTAACTACATATTATTGCAAGAATGGTATTTACTATGGAGAATCTGATGAATTCATCAATTTCAAAGATGAAAATAGCCAATACAAGTCTCGCAAGCAATTATTCGATAAACACATGGAATCTTGCAAAGCAGCTGGCAAATATTACGGCGCCGGTCCATTTTTCTAAAAAAATCTGCATGCAAATGGTACAACAATAAAAAAATCCGTCGGAAGCCCGGCGGATTGTCAAAAGATTTTTACACAAAAAGATAAAAACTAGAAAAAACCACATAGGATTAGCAGCGTCGTGCCACTAAAGGCAACGATGAAATTCACCACAAAATCATCGAAAGCGGTTCGTTCCGGCTTATCTTCCGGAACATAAAAGTTTTTCATTCCACCACCCATTCTTTTCTCGTTTCTTGTAGAACTAAATCTACATTGTAAAGTTAATATAATACAATAAGCTATCAAAGGTTTTTTTAAATTTTATTTACATTACAAAAAGCAAAAGTAATGCTCCTCACATTAATGAGGAGCATTTTTAGGACGCAAATCACACGACAACGCGATTTATTCAGACGCGCGCATTAACAACAATTATTTCTTAACGTCTTCAATCTTCTTGATGGGTTCATCCATCATGCGTTCAGCGATAACTTCCGGCGTTTCTTCAGCGATTGCAGCGTTCGATTCTTCCGGCATCCACGGCTTGTCAAGGTTCTTTTCCCAAGAGACCGTCGGAGCTTGCACATCTTCGTGCGAGGTATCCACAATCGGGAGGCCCAAAAGTTCACGGGCGCGGTTCAAAGCCGCATCGATGTTACCGAGAGCATTTTCTTCGCCGAGCTGCTTGAGCACGCCGGCACGCGTCAAAGCCACCACCGGCTGGGCATGAACGCCGCTAAGGAGCAACTGAGTGCCTTCGCGGTTGCAACGATTAAGCAAGTCTTCGATCATATTGATACCAGCGGCATCAATGCTCGAAACACTACGCATGCGCAAAATCAAAATCTTTGGCTTTTCCGAAATGCGGTTCATCGTTTCCTTGAACTTGTCTACAGCGCCAAAGAAGAGCGAACCGGCAAGTTCGTAAACAACAACGCCCTTCGGTACCTGGCGCGAAAGCTCGTTGTGAGCGGCTTCTTCGTCATCTTCCTTCAAAGCAGAAGTCACCGATTCCACTTCGGCCACATCGCTCATGCGCTTGATGAAAAGCACTGCGGCAAGGAGCACGCCCACTTCGATAGCAACCGTAAGGTCGATAATCACCGTGAGGAAGAATGCGACAAGCATCACCGTCACATCGCTCTTCGGAGCCTTGAACATCTTGATCACACTGCGGTAACCGCACATATTGAAAGCGACCTGGAAAAGCACAGCGGCAAGGGCTGCCATCGGGATCATTTCGGCATACTTGCCAAGCACGAGCATAATAAGCAAGAGAACGACTGCATGAACAAGACCAGAAATCGGGCTCACAGCGCCGTTACGAATGTTCGTTGCTGTACGAGCGATAGCGCCCGTAGCCGGAATACCGCCAAAAATCGGGCTCAAAATGTTAGCGACACCCTGGCCAAAAAGTTCCGTGTTGGAGCGGTGCTTTGTACTCGTCATACCATCAGCCACCACAGCAGAGAGGAGCGATTCGATAGCGCCAAGCATGGCAATCGTGAGTGCCGGCTGGAACACCTTCTGCATCATTTCAAGGCTAATGTTCGGGAGGTGCGGAACCGGGAAACCGCTCGGGATGTGATTCTTCATGCCAATGGTCACCACCCCGTGACCATTCACCGGATCGTCCCAACCCAAAACCTTTACCATAACCGTTGCGACAATAATTGCAATAAGGGAACCTGGAACTTTTGTAGTAATCTTCGGCCAAAGGATGCAAACAGCAAGAGCGATTACACCCACGATTACAGAGTAAATATTCATCGAGCCGAACGAAGAAACATAAAGCTTGATTTTGCCCACGGCATCAGCCGGGTCAGCGCCCGCAAACGTAAGGCCAAAAAAGTTCGGCACCTGGCCAAGGGCAATAATAATAGCGATACCCGCCGTAAAACCAATCGTCACCGGATACGGAATGAACTTGATAATCGCACCGAATTTAGCAAGACCGAAAATGACGAGGAAAATACCGGCTAAGAGAGTTGCCGAAGCAAGGCCATCGTATCCATACTGGCTCACAATGCCGTAAACAATCACGATAAAGGCGCCCGTCGGGCCACCAATCTGGAAGCGGGAACCGCCCAAAAGCGAAATGATAAAGCCCGCGATAATGGCGGTGTAAAGACCTTGTTCCGGACCAACGCCAGATGCAATAGCAAACGCAATCGCCAAGGGGAGCGCCAAAATGCCAACAATCAAGCCAGACATTAAATCGCTAGTGAAGTCCTTGCGGGTGTAACCACGCTTGAAAGAACGGACGATTTCTGGGGTAATTGTCGAAACGACGCCATCCAGATATTGTTTAACAGATTCTTTGGCGCGAATATCTGACATTTAAGGTCTCCCTATTAAATTCGAGACCCAAATTTAGGAATTTACTTCAATTTCGTTAAGGGGAGTAAGATTTATTTATAAAATATTGTTTACTATAGAGTAGACAGTAAACAGTGGTTAGTAAGCAGGGCGGCTTCGCCGCGATTATAAATCCTAGCCACTAACCACTAATCACTAATCACTAACCACTAGCCACTAACCACTAGCCACTAACCACTAACCACTATAAAAGTCCTTTCTTCGCAGAGCGCATCAAGTTCTTGACTTGCTTCTTGTCCATCGCAGGAACGTTCGTGTCTTCGAAACGCTTGGAGCGCGGAGCGCAATCTTCGCAGAGGTGCTTTACTACCGTCCCAAAACTAGCGGCTCCGTCAGACATAGACATTTCACGGGAGCGATAAGTGCGAAGCAACGCTTCTTTATGGCATTTGTCACAAATTCCCATCTTGGGTGCAGCAGGCTCACGAACAGAATTACGTTTTTGCTTGTCCTTTTCGGAATCAATGGAGAAAGCACGGCTCATTGCCGCATTTTTACTAGCAAAACGATTGTCAAAAAGACCCATAATTACATCTCCTTTAAATCTTCTACAAGTTTTTCTTGCAAATACAGCGCCAAAAGCATGCAACAAAGCGATGTTGCTTCGCCATTTTCCATGAACAAACTGCGTCCGAACTTACCACGCGCCATCTGTTTTTCCTTGAACTCCTCGGCATATTTTGCAAAATCGAGCAAAACGATGCGATTTTCGTTCATTTTGATGATTTCTCGGATGGACGTATTTAAAAATTCGACTTCATTGACCGCAATTGGGAACATTTCGCTTGGAATCGTGAGCAAAAACAGGCGCGATTGCGTCTTGTTTACCAGTTCATTCACCAAAAGCAGCAAAATATTGGCGACAGAAGCACCGTCGGCGCCGCCCTGGTTCAATTCACGGAGCCCAAGCCCTACAATAATGCGGCCTGCATTTTTTCCGATAACATCCGAAGAAAGGCGCGCCTTGAGTTGCGATAGCGATACCGCGATAGGCACATTCAAGGAAAACTGTATTGGGCGACTCGGTTCCCAGCAAAGCACAGCCTCTACAAAACGGTTCGCCGCTTCGCCCTTGGGGCCGAACAATTCATCGCCAATAACTAATACTCTATTTTCCACATAAACAATCTATACTTTAGATTCCGTTTTGACCACTGAGATTTCCCAATAATTGTCTTTTTTTTCGCGAAAAAGCACTTTATGACCATCGGCAATGAGCGATCCGGGCACATTTTCAATAGGAGAACCTTCATCGAGCAGGATTTTTAGCGTCCGACCTGCCGGATATCCCGACATAACAATTCGCGAGCGGGCGGCATTGAGGGGGCATTTTACCCCGCGAAGGTCCAAAACAGACGGAATTTCGCCTTGGAGAGCAGGCGGTAAAGGCAAAATTTTCACCTTTTCACAAAAATCGGCGATTTCGTCCATGTACTTTTCGGGATTTTCGGACCATTCCCCCACCGGAAACTCAGGGAGCGCACAGCAAACGATCTTCGAAATGGCCTCTTCGGGGGTCAAAAGCGCAGAAGTCCCGCGACGGATCCATTCCACGCAAGCATACATCAACAATTTACGTAAAGATTCTGTAAAACCTTCGGTTCCACGGTTCGCTTCCATCCAGCGAACAACCGGTGATAGTAAATTTTTGTTTCGTATACCTTCGTTTTTTTCCATAAAAAGCCAATGTAAAATAGGGTTTTCAATCCAATGTAAAATAATACTTCGGGAAGCAAAAATTGGGCCAAATTTCCTTTAAAATGTAGCAAAGTTCACATCGCGTTTCTATATTTGGCCCCAAGCATCAATAAATGCAAAGGTATACAGTAGAATGAGTACAATACTACTATACGCAATGTTTGTCGTCTACGTTATCGCAGGCGTGGGACTGGTGATTTACGGGTTTAGCTGCTACTACAGCATCTATCTGTTCCTCAAGAACAGCCGCAAGACGCGTCTTTCAGACCGCAAGGCCATCTTGAAGTATTACCGCGAACACTCCATGGCCGACCTGCCACAGGTTACGACACAACTCCCGGTTTTTAACGAAGCCAACTGCGTTGAACGACTCCTCGAAGCCGTCTGCGCCATTGACTACCCCAAAGACAAGCACGAAATCCAAGTCTTGGATGACTCCACGGACGAATGCTACGAAGTCACCAAGAAGAAAGTTGCTGAACTCGCGGCCCGTGGTTACGACATCAAGCTCATCCACCGCACAAACCGCAAGGACTTCAAGGCAGGCGCCCTCAAGGAAGGCATGGCAGTTGCAAAGGGTGAATTCCTCGCCATCTTCGATGCCGACTTCGTTCCTGAAAAAGACTTCCTCCTGAAGACGGTTCCCTACCTCGTCATGGACAAGGAAATCGGTCTCGTCCAAGGACGCTGGGGCCACTTGAACCGCACCGAATCCGGTCTTACTCTCGCCCAGTCCATCGGTATTGACGGTCACTTTGTGATTGAACAGTCCGCACGTAGCTGGGGCAAGCTCTTTATGAACTTCAACGGTACCGCAGGCGTATGGCGTAAGGAAGCCATTTACGGCGGTGGCGGCTGGGAAGGCGATACGCTCACCGAAGACATGGACCTTTCTTACCGTTCTCAGCTCGCTGGTTGGAAGATGAAGTTCGTGTTCGACGTGATTGTTCCGGCTGAAATTCCGAACGACATTAACGCATTCAAGGCACAGCAGTTCCGCTGGGCAAAGGGCTCCATTCAGACGGCCATCAAGATTTTGCCGAAGGTGCTCCGTTCCAA
It includes:
- a CDS encoding sulfurtransferase TusA family protein: MEKNEGIRNKNLLSPVVRWMEANRGTEGFTESLRKLLMYACVEWIRRGTSALLTPEEAISKIVCCALPEFPVGEWSENPEKYMDEIADFCEKVKILPLPPALQGEIPSVLDLRGVKCPLNAARSRIVMSGYPAGRTLKILLDEGSPIENVPGSLIADGHKVLFREKKDNYWEISVVKTESKV
- a CDS encoding glycosyltransferase gives rise to the protein MSTILLYAMFVVYVIAGVGLVIYGFSCYYSIYLFLKNSRKTRLSDRKAILKYYREHSMADLPQVTTQLPVFNEANCVERLLEAVCAIDYPKDKHEIQVLDDSTDECYEVTKKKVAELAARGYDIKLIHRTNRKDFKAGALKEGMAVAKGEFLAIFDADFVPEKDFLLKTVPYLVMDKEIGLVQGRWGHLNRTESGLTLAQSIGIDGHFVIEQSARSWGKLFMNFNGTAGVWRKEAIYGGGGWEGDTLTEDMDLSYRSQLAGWKMKFVFDVIVPAEIPNDINAFKAQQFRWAKGSIQTAIKILPKVLRSKVPFRVKLAAILHTTHYSIHPCMLFTALCAWPLLAFFEPVGHLPTWAYTVGFAFIFAAAIAPSVLYFVAQRCSGYTGWKIRLLSLPILMALGVGIAVSNSRAVFAAVLGTKGSFVRTPKSGGSKKKAKSHYAQKFPWMALLELIVGIYCIFGLLEYINASKYIIGPFLALYAIGFLSVSVLSFMHYISNIFEVRRALKRSECVEEQATN
- a CDS encoding SulP family inorganic anion transporter, whose amino-acid sequence is MSDIRAKESVKQYLDGVVSTITPEIVRSFKRGYTRKDFTSDLMSGLIVGILALPLAIAFAIASGVGPEQGLYTAIIAGFIISLLGGSRFQIGGPTGAFIVIVYGIVSQYGYDGLASATLLAGIFLVIFGLAKFGAIIKFIPYPVTIGFTAGIAIIIALGQVPNFFGLTFAGADPADAVGKIKLYVSSFGSMNIYSVIVGVIALAVCILWPKITTKVPGSLIAIIVATVMVKVLGWDDPVNGHGVVTIGMKNHIPSGFPVPHLPNISLEMMQKVFQPALTIAMLGAIESLLSAVVADGMTSTKHRSNTELFGQGVANILSPIFGGIPATGAIARTATNIRNGAVSPISGLVHAVVLLLIMLVLGKYAEMIPMAALAAVLFQVAFNMCGYRSVIKMFKAPKSDVTVMLVAFFLTVIIDLTVAIEVGVLLAAVLFIKRMSDVAEVESVTSALKEDDEEAAHNELSRQVPKGVVVYELAGSLFFGAVDKFKETMNRISEKPKILILRMRSVSSIDAAGINMIEDLLNRCNREGTQLLLSGVHAQPVVALTRAGVLKQLGEENALGNIDAALNRARELLGLPIVDTSHEDVQAPTVSWEKNLDKPWMPEESNAAIAEETPEVIAERMMDEPIKKIEDVKK